From one Dermacentor variabilis isolate Ectoservices chromosome 3, ASM5094787v1, whole genome shotgun sequence genomic stretch:
- the LOC142575814 gene encoding uncharacterized protein LOC142575814 isoform X2 codes for MNLRTKRRITLCTACCFFVITGIEYAVILPSVWMYLKNCLESPDYAIAAVISACCLTGLFVSPFVGVWADGTRNVRSVLLVVNVGQFAGSLLYFVGISPWLLLVARLLSGLGTGTAAVILADTARSTTEKDRTATFALLAGFRELGLIVGSSLHVVFENENLSVGAFPFDRYSIPALLMAFLWLLMEACFFLAYFNMAQLCHQQRLEDTLQCSYLEASMGNVSECAPPPSPFPQHRELQHDLDHADSISYSAGGPSSHHPYHPHRIIQAPLMGSLNSNLAKMHRSPLNLSLDEGDLFSDAMIETAERFILSSESANPGAAFRSTFSAPPSMSDIEQSATHSTSDNVKSESIVPETQVLHRYCSEYIREDTVVLLAITFLVTYSQTALQAALYPVAKEYYRYGEMKSIAIYLVCGVEVLLVFVSVRILSRQLSDRLLLLVGLVFTCAGTFLWLGFSFVASPGRLSSLPLFVLGTAIDLFGMPMLTVCTSSLISKVTSSKHQAVMQSLYMGVMQLGCTLGPLWTGGTLQHKSMLFGVPCGLSVLFTVLFLASFPQLGQQQSMNENGEEAEEDNEQIPLLRQRR; via the exons ATGAATCTGAGGACCAAGCGCAGGATAACTCTCTGTACAGCGTGTTGCTTTTTTGTCATCACCGGAATAGAATACG CTGTGATATTGCCGTCGGTATGGATGTATCTCAAGAACTGCCTCGAGTCGCCCGATTATGCGATCGCCGCGGTGATCTCGGCGTGCTGCCTCACAGGGCTGTTCGTGAGCCCGTTCGTGGGTGTGTGGGCAGACGGGACGCGCAACGTACGTTCAGTTTTACTGGTTGTCAATGTGGGACAGTTCGCGGGCAGCCTGCTGTACTTCGTTGGCATATCTCCTTGGCTTCTCTTGGTTGCCCGGCTGCTATCAG GTCTGGGCACGGGAACAGCTGCAGTCATACTAGCTGATACAGCCCGCTCCACAACCGAGAAAGATCGCACTGCCACGTTTGCACTGCTGGCAGGCTTCCGTGAACTCGGCCTTATTGTTGGATCGTCCCTGCACGTCGTCTTTGAAAATGAGAATCTCAGCGTGGGAGCATTTCCGTTCGATCGCTATTCCATTCCTGCA CTGCTGATGGCCTTCCTCTGGCTACTGATGGAAGCCTGCTTCTTCCTGGCGTACTTCAACATGGCCCAGCTTTGCCATCAGCAGAGACTCGAAGACACTCTGCAATGCAGCTACTTGGAAGCGAGCATGGGCAATGTCTCAGAGTGTGCGCCACCACCCAGTCCATTCCCCCAGCACCGTGAGCTTCAGCATGACTTGGATCATGCCGATAGCATCAGTTATTCTGCAGGAGGGCCGTCATCACACCACCCCTACCACCCGCATCGAATTATTCAG GCTCCTCTAATGGGCTCGCTCAATAGCAACCTTGCCAAGATGCATCGCAGCCCGCTTAACTTGTCCCTGGACGAAGGTGATCTCTTCAGCGATGCCATGATCGAGACTGCCGAAAGGTTCATACTGAGCTCAGAGTCTGCCAACCCTGGTGCTGCTTTTAGAAGCACTTTCAGTGCACCTCCCAGCATGAGTGACATCGAGCAGTCTGCGACCCACTCGACCTCCGACAATGTCAAGTCAGAATCTATTGTGCCAGAGACGCAGGTTTTGCACAGGTACTGCTCAG agTATATCAGAGAAGATACAGTTGTGTTGTTGGCTATAACGTTTCTGGTCACCTACAGCCAAACGGCTCTTCAG GCTGCCCTTTATCCTGTGGCAAAAGAGTACTACCGCTATGGAGAGATGAAAAGTATCGCAATATACCTCGTATGCGGTGTTGAG GTCCTCCTGGTGTTTGTCAGTGTACGCATCCTGAGTCGACAGCTCTCAGACCGACTGTTGCTCCTAGTTGGTCTAGTCTTCACTTGTGCGGGAACTTTCCTTTGGCTTGGTTTCAGTTTtgttgcaagtccag GAAGGTTGAGCTCGCTGCCTCTGTTTGTGCTCGGAACTGCCATTGACTTGTTTGGAATGCCCATGCTGACAGTGTGTACAAGTTCTTTAATATCCAAGGTCACCAGCAGCAAACACCAAG CTGTTATGCAGTCGCTGTACATGGGTGTAATGCAGTTAGGCTGTACGTTGGGACCGCTGTGGACGGGAGGTACCTTGCAGCACAAGAGCATGCTTTTTGGTGTCCCCTGTGGCCTATCGGTCCTGTTCACG GTGCTGTTCCTTGCCTCCTTCCCACAACTTGGGCAGCAGCAGTCAATGAATGAGAACGGCGAGGAAGCAGAAGAG gACAATGAACAGATACCTCTTTTGAGGCAAAGACGCTAA
- the LOC142575814 gene encoding uncharacterized protein LOC142575814 isoform X1 — translation MNLRTKRRITLCTACCFFVITGIEYAVILPSVWMYLKNCLESPDYAIAAVISACCLTGLFVSPFVGVWADGTRNVRSVLLVVNVGQFAGSLLYFVGISPWLLLVARLLSGLGTGTAAVILADTARSTTEKDRTATFALLAGFRELGLIVGSSLHVVFENENLSVGAFPFDRYSIPALLMAFLWLLMEACFFLAYFNMAQLCHQQRLEDTLQCSYLEASMGNVSECAPPPSPFPQHRELQHDLDHADSISYSAGGPSSHHPYHPHRIIQAPLMGSLNSNLAKMHRSPLNLSLDEGDLFSDAMIETAERFILSSESANPGAAFRSTFSAPPSMSDIEQSATHSTSDNVKSESIVPETQVLHRYCSEYIREDTVVLLAITFLVTYSQTALQAALYPVAKEYYRYGEMKSIAIYLVCGVEVLLVFVSVRILSRQLSDRLLLLVGLVFTCAGTFLWLGFSFVASPGRLSSLPLFVLGTAIDLFGMPMLTVCTSSLISKVTSSKHQAVMQSLYMGVMQLGCTLGPLWTGGTLQHKSMLFGVPCGLSVLFTVLFLASFPQLGQQQSMNENGEEAEEGQSRLEVKQATNEQHQGASLSNGVIAVFDCFRSNERESKETSR, via the exons ATGAATCTGAGGACCAAGCGCAGGATAACTCTCTGTACAGCGTGTTGCTTTTTTGTCATCACCGGAATAGAATACG CTGTGATATTGCCGTCGGTATGGATGTATCTCAAGAACTGCCTCGAGTCGCCCGATTATGCGATCGCCGCGGTGATCTCGGCGTGCTGCCTCACAGGGCTGTTCGTGAGCCCGTTCGTGGGTGTGTGGGCAGACGGGACGCGCAACGTACGTTCAGTTTTACTGGTTGTCAATGTGGGACAGTTCGCGGGCAGCCTGCTGTACTTCGTTGGCATATCTCCTTGGCTTCTCTTGGTTGCCCGGCTGCTATCAG GTCTGGGCACGGGAACAGCTGCAGTCATACTAGCTGATACAGCCCGCTCCACAACCGAGAAAGATCGCACTGCCACGTTTGCACTGCTGGCAGGCTTCCGTGAACTCGGCCTTATTGTTGGATCGTCCCTGCACGTCGTCTTTGAAAATGAGAATCTCAGCGTGGGAGCATTTCCGTTCGATCGCTATTCCATTCCTGCA CTGCTGATGGCCTTCCTCTGGCTACTGATGGAAGCCTGCTTCTTCCTGGCGTACTTCAACATGGCCCAGCTTTGCCATCAGCAGAGACTCGAAGACACTCTGCAATGCAGCTACTTGGAAGCGAGCATGGGCAATGTCTCAGAGTGTGCGCCACCACCCAGTCCATTCCCCCAGCACCGTGAGCTTCAGCATGACTTGGATCATGCCGATAGCATCAGTTATTCTGCAGGAGGGCCGTCATCACACCACCCCTACCACCCGCATCGAATTATTCAG GCTCCTCTAATGGGCTCGCTCAATAGCAACCTTGCCAAGATGCATCGCAGCCCGCTTAACTTGTCCCTGGACGAAGGTGATCTCTTCAGCGATGCCATGATCGAGACTGCCGAAAGGTTCATACTGAGCTCAGAGTCTGCCAACCCTGGTGCTGCTTTTAGAAGCACTTTCAGTGCACCTCCCAGCATGAGTGACATCGAGCAGTCTGCGACCCACTCGACCTCCGACAATGTCAAGTCAGAATCTATTGTGCCAGAGACGCAGGTTTTGCACAGGTACTGCTCAG agTATATCAGAGAAGATACAGTTGTGTTGTTGGCTATAACGTTTCTGGTCACCTACAGCCAAACGGCTCTTCAG GCTGCCCTTTATCCTGTGGCAAAAGAGTACTACCGCTATGGAGAGATGAAAAGTATCGCAATATACCTCGTATGCGGTGTTGAG GTCCTCCTGGTGTTTGTCAGTGTACGCATCCTGAGTCGACAGCTCTCAGACCGACTGTTGCTCCTAGTTGGTCTAGTCTTCACTTGTGCGGGAACTTTCCTTTGGCTTGGTTTCAGTTTtgttgcaagtccag GAAGGTTGAGCTCGCTGCCTCTGTTTGTGCTCGGAACTGCCATTGACTTGTTTGGAATGCCCATGCTGACAGTGTGTACAAGTTCTTTAATATCCAAGGTCACCAGCAGCAAACACCAAG CTGTTATGCAGTCGCTGTACATGGGTGTAATGCAGTTAGGCTGTACGTTGGGACCGCTGTGGACGGGAGGTACCTTGCAGCACAAGAGCATGCTTTTTGGTGTCCCCTGTGGCCTATCGGTCCTGTTCACG GTGCTGTTCCTTGCCTCCTTCCCACAACTTGGGCAGCAGCAGTCAATGAATGAGAACGGCGAGGAAGCAGAAGAG